One Amaranthus tricolor cultivar Red isolate AtriRed21 chromosome 1, ASM2621246v1, whole genome shotgun sequence DNA window includes the following coding sequences:
- the LOC130825327 gene encoding probable receptor-like protein kinase At1g49730, with protein sequence MGMNNNNNNSTPTIFIFFAFSIFLQLQFYPVKALSGCPLDLNGANFTIVASICSIPEARGKCCRHINAYVALSAARYANATSNLGVSSDLSDFCLRSMSQTLELYGVPANATTFCRFGTKIPINYECKSRTSVAQMLESPGFADVAESCQLALSGDSGCRRCINASITYLRQKIVAVDNITLITCRDALFVTLVSQLDNASTVRFASCFFGVPSLRSLVPEVSSPPLSSRTSPSSVVATSPSHPSLGITGTPPNDKHHPYQLKAITGVGIGVTVISFTLLLVLVFLIHKKSKELDDSETGFTNTTFGAPFGRSGRKTQDGPSSTFREFSYKETRKATNNFSTIIGQGGFGTVYKGEFNGGLIAAVKQMNKVSEQAEDDFCKEIELLARLHHRHLVALRGFCIHKQERFLIYEYMQHGSLKDHLHTPDKRPLCWQTRIQIAIDVANALEYLHFYCDPPLCHRDIKSGNILLDENFVAKVSDFGLAYAAKDGSICFEPINTEVRGTPGYMDPEYVITRELTEKSDVYSYGVVLLELVTGRQVVQDNQNLVEWAKVFLSSESKLSQLVDSKIGEFFDYDQLQTIMTIIKWCTHPESRGRPSIKQVLRLLYESSDPLHSGFIRAIQDEEYEETQGKRQNKGKAQRNDLLFHSGEGRYLASSSSTNRSYCSRSFLLENGSPQSPPNILSL encoded by the exons ATGGGCatgaataataacaacaataattcaACACccaccatttttattttctttgcttTCTCCATTTTTCTTCAACTTCAATTTTACCCAGTTAAGGCTCTCTCAG GATGCCCCTTGGACTTAAATGGAGCCAATTTTACTATCGTGGCTTCCATCTGTTCAATTCCCGAGGCTCGGGGAAAATGTTGTCGCCACATCAATGCATATGTTGCACTCTCAGCTGCCCGTTATGCAAATGCAACAAGTAATCTCGGAGTCAGTTCGGATCTTTCTGATTTCTGTCTCCGTTCAATGTCACAAACTTTAGAACTCTATGGGGTGCCGGCAAATGCAACAACCTTTTGTAGATTCGGCACCAAAATTCCTATTAATTATGAGTGTAAGAGTAGAACCAGTGTTGCACAAATGCTGGAGTCTCCTGGTTTTGCTGATGTAGCTGAAAGTTGCCAACTTGCTCTTTCAGGAGATAGTGGGTGTAGGAGATGTATCAATGCTAGCATTACATATCTTCGTCAGAAAATAGTTGCTGTAGATAATATTACACTTATCACTTGTCGAGATGCTCTTTTTGTTACCCTTGTCAGTCAATTAGACAATGCTTCTACTGTTCGATTTGCCAGCTGTTTCTTTGGAGTTCCAAGCCTTAGATCATTAG TCCCCGAGGTATCATCACCTCCTTTATCTTCCAGGACATCTCCAAGTTCAGTCGTTGCTACAAGCCCGAGTCATCCCTCATTGGGCATAACAGGCACACCTCCAAATGATAAGCATCACCCTTATCAACTTAAAGCTATAACAGGTGTTGGGATTGGCGTCACTGTAATTTCTTTCACGCTTCTTCTAGTCTTGGTATTTCTGATCCACAAGAAGAGTAAAGAGCTTGATGACTCTGAAACTGGCTTTACAAATACAACATTCGGAGCTCCTTTTGGACGATCTGGACGCAAGACTCAAGATG GGCCTTCTTCCACGTTTCGGGAATTCAGCTACAAGGAGACAAGGAAGGCAACTAACAACTTCAGTACAATCATTGGACAAGGTGGATTCGGAACAGTATACAAAGGCGAATTCAATGGTGGTTTGATAGCTGCAGTGAAGCAAATGAATAAAGTATCCGAGCAAGCGGAAGACGATTTTTGTAAAGAAATTGAGCTTCTGGCTAGATTACATCATCGCCATCTCGTAGCTCTTCGAGGTTTTTGCATTCACAAGCAAGAAAG GTTTTTGATATACGAATATATGCAACATGGAAGCTTGAAGGATCATCTTCACA CTCCGGACAAAAGGCCGCTTTGTTGGCAGACAAGAATCCAGATTGCGATTGATGTAGCGAATGCTCTG GAATACCTGCATTTCTATTGTGATCCTCCTCTTTGTCATAGAGACATAAAGTCCGGCAACATTTTATTAGATGAAAATTTCGTGGCCAag GTTTCCGATTTTGGTCTTGCATATGCTGCTAAAGATGGCTCTATTTGCTTTGAGCCAATAAATACCGAAGTTCGGGGAACTCCAG GTTACATGGATCCAGAGTATGTAATCACACGAGAACTTACAGAGAAGAGTGATGTTTATAGTTACGGGGTGGTGCTGCTGGAATTAGTGACGGGAAGACAAGTTGTACAAGATAACCAAAATCTAGTCGAGTGGGCCAAAGTTTTTCTTTCTTCCGAATCCAAACTTTCACAGCTTGTAGACTCCAAAATTGGAGAGTTTTTCGATTATGATCAGCTCCAAACCATTATGACAATCATAAAATGGTGCACCCATCCAGAGTCCCGAGGTAGACCTTCTATCAAGCAAGTTCTTAGGCTTCTTTACGAGAGTTCTGATCCATTGCATAGTGGTTTCATTCGAGCAATTCAAGATGAAGAGTACGAAGAGACTCAAGGGAAAAGACAAAACAAAGGGAAGGCGCAAAGAAATGATTTGCTTTTCCATAGTGGTGAAGGAAGGTATCTTGCATCTTCGTCGAGTACAAATAGGTCATATTGTAGTAGAAGCTTTCTACTTGAAAACGGATCTCCCCAGTCCCCGCCAAACATTCTTTCGCTTTAA